The Coregonus clupeaformis isolate EN_2021a chromosome 6, ASM2061545v1, whole genome shotgun sequence genome has a segment encoding these proteins:
- the LOC121567711 gene encoding uncharacterized protein LOC121567711, translating to MWNDCGSMLLKAKLGDVQKFVRITEPNLKDFLIAAFAKFGVPAVTEESVSMVASSEQSQPSSLDTLDSEDTVIISDSPSRKRQRLDTEAKQLVESALTNKTGGERIINEYNRTKSLTDETRRKMVNMLAADMTEMNGTSPPRQVKEMYAKGIVTLFPYLSDPFSKNGYEHYYDGESGTGYLAWRIKTIQRGTAKDRRSSFGESAKGSTGEDMSGGPTVRRESQFVPETALTDDECNKAISLMKHSADADTIKKKMELTFVYRRKMILDPSSQATYCLSFHAFKDVKSLVEQDFVLMFGEDTSSKLLERWPVTFKKKIIKQCRKLPSTSELEELLLAADPPEDGTELDVDFGWDSDLSSVLLLIHLIPPSAQGRKRPGKVSASQAEKHLVVFKKTGTNIQEHLDAITTSAQPYLLAVGVKKNAIHQFFIIIDKNAIPCRSTSSLVAFDELFKAHFVFGTSYNTMLHNMYTFIQTTVYSIDAGKVKESPRVAEIRARLLH from the exons TGCTGCTTAAAGCTAAACTTGGAGATGTCCAAAAATTTGTCAGAATAACTGAGCCAAATCTGAAAGACTTTTTGATTGCAG CATTTGCAAAGTTTGGTGTCCCAGCTGTAACAGAAG AATCTGTCTCCATGGTGGCCTCTTCTGAGCAATCCCAACCATCATCCCTTGATACCTTGGACTCTGAGGATACAGTCATTATTTCAGATAGCCCCTCCAGAAAACGCCAGAGGCTGGATACAGAAGCCAAGCAA TTGGTGGAATCAGCTCTTACCAACAAAACCGGTGGGGAACGTATAATAAATGAATACAACCGAACCAAGTCCTTGACGGATGAAACAAGACGCAAAATGGTGAACATGCTGGCAGCTGACATGACAGAAATGAATGG TACATCTCCACCCAGACAGGTGAAAGAAATGTATGCCAAAGGAATAGTGACCTTATTCCCGTACCTCAGTGACCCATTCTCTAAGAATGGCTAT GAGCATTATTATGATGGCGAGAGTGGAACTGGGTACTTGGCCTGGAGGATTAAAACTATTCAGAGAGGCACCGCCAAAGACAGGCGATCATCATTCGGAG AATCAGCCAAAGGATCAACTGGTGAAGACATGTCTGGAGGACCGACTGTCAGACGAGAATCCCAGTTTGTTCCAGAGACTGCCCTGACTGATGATGAGTGCAACAAAGCAATCTCACTGATGAAACATTCTGCTGATGCAGACACAATCAAGAAGAAAATGGAACTGACGTTTGTGTATCGCCGCAAAATGATCCTCGACCCCAGCAGTCAAGCAACATACTGTCTGAGTTTCCACGCTTTTAAAGACGTCAAAAGCTTG GTTGAACAGGATTTTGTTCTAATGTTCGGAGAGGATACCTCAAGCAAGCTTCTGGAAAGGTGGCCGGTCACGTTCAAGAAAAAGATCATCAAACAATGCAGAAAGCTTCCATCCACAAGTGAGCTTGAAGAACTCTTGCTGGCAGCTGATCCTCCTGAGGATGGCACTGAATTGGATGTTGACTTTG GTTGGGACAGTGATCTGTCATCGGTTTTactgcttatacacctgattccACCCTCCGCTCAGGGTCGGAAGAGACCAGGAAAGGTTTCCGCATCCCAAGCAGAGAAACATCTTGTGGTATTCAAGAAG ACCGGAACAAACATTCAAGAGCATCTCGATGCCATCACTACTAGCGCTCAGCCCTATCTCCTAGCTGTTGGAGTTAAGAAGAATGCAATCCACCAGTTCTTCATCATTATCGACAAGAATGCCATACCTTGCAGGTCAACCTCTTCTCTTGTTGCTTTTGACGAACTATTTAAGGCACATTTTGTGTTTGGCACATCCTACAACACCATGCTCCACAACATGTACACTTTCATCCAAACTACAGTGTACAGCATCGATGCTGGCAAGGTCAAAGAGAGCCCTCGTGTTGCTGAAATCAGGGCGAGGTTACTTCATTAG